TGGTATGTCTCTTCAAACTCTTGTGAGTTGGGCCTCTAGCGAGGCTTGATTGGCTAGCTCTGGCGTATTGACTGCAACagagttttttggggggatagTACCATGCACTCATGATTCGTTCTGTTTGGTTGTCTCTATTTCTTCATTTACACTGTCGAAATATGTACACACGTTAGGGTTTGTCACGCAGGTGGCATggtaactggccaatgaaacaGGATCATTACAGCGTTTCAAGCGGGTTTTAAATCTAGCCACACAGCCAACGGACGGGACGCAGCGCTccacaaaataatcaaaatattgcatacttatGGTGACACTTTCAATATACTGCGCAACGTAATGTTGCGATAACAATATTAAGTTGATATATTGTGCACCCTTAATAtatattaacaaaaacaaatttcaatgTTTGTATAAACATTATCTTTGCGTTAGATTTAATACGACCAAACCGTCCAGACAGCCCTGATATATAAAATGTTATGTGATCAATGTAAACGGCTCAGTGATACCTGGCAACCAGACAGATGAGCAGGTTGAGGGCGGGCAGTTTCTCATCCTCCTGACTCTCCTGAGGAatcataaaagcaaaacaaatagcAAACATACCTTGCTGTGAGAAGTATACATTTAAAAGTACTGTACTACCttcaaaaaaaatgcaataatcTATAAAACACCCTGAGTTTAGGTATTCTTAAAtacaaaggaaagaaaggaggaGCTGAGGGCACCACAAACACATTGTACAGTTGGTTTACAGAAGGTNNNNNNNNNNTATATACATTAAATATACATATGTGCAGTGTATTAGCAGTTACCTTATAAGAGcaaaataaatatggaaatgtaATATGGACAATATATGAACGTGTACAGATATGTGAGTATATGTGAGAATGTAGTAGCAGTAACATAATAGTAGTaagaataatataaataaatgcagtGTGTTATAGGAAAATTGAATACATATGGATATCCAATATGAACTATATGTATAtgcacactgtacacacacacacacattagagaGGATGGCAACACAGGCTTGAGGACAGTGGTACAAACTGAATCGTACCAGTGTGCTGCGGAGCTGAGCACATCTCCTGGCCAGCTGTCTGATGGAGGCGTGGGCTTCAGGTAGCAGAGGCTTCTCCAGGCAGGCCAACAAAGCGTACAACCAGCGACCCTTAAACACACAGGACATATAGACACACCAGAAATCAAAACAGTTCCCAAATATTCTCTAAACAACTTTAAACTTTCATATTTCAAATGTGGAAAGTAAGAAAAAGGGAATTACTATGGCCCAATTTAGAATGAATTCTTCTCCACACGTTGGGTGGTCAGAAGACAATAGTACTTATTCCTATTTTATCTTGGTTGGaagaaatatacatatacagtgtggCTGTATTCCTTATGCCTGACGGGCCACCATCCTGTTTGTATCCTATGCCACAGTAAAGGGCTAAATACATTTTCGTCATGCTTTGTGTTAGCTTGGTTGACAGCTGCAACTCAGAGTGGGCCTGGGGACGGTTCATTCACAGCCCATTTCCAAAGAGGCGTCATCAACGGACGCCGCTCAAATGCTGCTCgccgcaattggatagtccttcaaccaatcacaccAACGATCCAGGTGACGTAGCAgtgacagcggcatcaacgggttgctacGCATCGGTGGCcgtcatgttgaatgtaaagaAGTGCGCCGCAATCGTCATCGTGCAACGCCATCGTGTTTGTGGTTGGTGCCTCGATTTGGaaaattggaaatgggcttGAATGGCTCTTGCCCAGACGGGCTTGCAGAGAAAATCTCAAATTTGCCGGAAGTTTGTCAGGGCTTTCCCAAGCTAGCTTTGTATGAACACTCGTTTGAAAACACTGCAGGAGAATAACAGTCATTGTTGTATTATAGTTTTTGCCCTACAACCCTGCAATGTGATTGTAGCACCAGGCCTCCGAGGAGTTGGCAATGTGGAGTGACTAAATACACTAAACTCACCAATTGTGGAACAAAATCGTGTTCCTCAAACCAACTGATTAGAATTTCCAACAGCATCAGCACTGTGGActgcagacacagagagaaaaccaACACATACTAATCAGACTGTTGAACTGATTCAGCGTGTGAGCAAGACGTGTACATGAGGAGGTTACTTACCTGGTTCAGCCTGCTGACTATGCTGAGGAAAGGAGGGAAGCCCACCTGAGCACAGACACATGCTTTGATTATATAACATGCTCTTAAATAACATATAGAGTCAACAAGTGGCAGAAGAAACAAGTACTGTGATACTCCCAAGTTTAGATTTTAAAAGTTGGAAAATACAGTTTAGTGCTTTACTGTTGAATCTTTCCAGAATGTTGCTGATAACCTGACCATAATAAACCCTTGTCATCTTTATAACAATAGTTTAATAAATGAGGCTCCTTTTCTTCCAACAAGCAACATTCATAAAACCTTGCTATAATCCAGTGCTGGCTCTGGTTCATCATCTGTGCGGCCGGACGAGGTGCCCAGATAGACCGTCTCTCCAAAACAAAATTTCTTCCAACCCTCCTCATCGGTTAGCTTTGGCTGTAGGACACACATAAAACCAAGAAGTTCACAGCAAACGCAAAATCTCCTACTCAGTGTGCTCTATCTTATAcgtatatttatttgaaaatagcCCTTgtgtgccctgccacatgtatttcatcactttgaggtcatgtctgaagttctaccatggactctaacattttttgtgtgttttgaaaaaatgccttggttaccttgtttcaagccattctagcgtggtttagaaagcctgcaggaagattcgatttgtgccagttctcattaatattcaactaGCAAAGCTGcctgactctgattggctaacagctagccaatgagagcctggctatcagcatcctttacccagcacaactgggcAAGCTCATGAATGGTAATGAGCTccggcaacatgacgtcagactgaccagcttttgtaattctcctgatttctcctcttgtttcttttcagtggttggagctgacagaggaggtagcagttcattttcacattcaccacataacagaAAGACATATGGGCCTgtcatatgtcaaaaaatccaAGTAAAAACGgctttgtgtggcagggcacctttaaactcAGAAACTGTGAAGGAAAACAATTAAATTTACCCTTCCTAATTattaaattaacattaaaaccACCTCCTCACCATCAGA
Above is a genomic segment from Etheostoma spectabile isolate EspeVRDwgs_2016 chromosome 20, UIUC_Espe_1.0, whole genome shotgun sequence containing:
- the gemin2 gene encoding gem-associated protein 2 → MKSDVEELMPRLLPVEFGASAEELDMNGPPRNPREYLRQVQLEASQCPEVVVAQIDPKKLKKKQTINASVAGCHAAPVGFSPSLTWQQHQVSTFSGVRQSIAKNRNHWSSHTLDDNVLMPKLTDEEGWKKFCFGETVYLGTSSGRTDDEPEPALDYSKVGFPPFLSIVSRLNQSTVLMLLEILISWFEEHDFVPQLGRWLYALLACLEKPLLPEAHASIRQLARRCAQLRSTLESQEDEKLPALNLLICLVARYFEQNDLADQPE